Part of the Bacillus sp. N1-1 genome, TTGAAGTATCGCCTTCTAACCGCTTAACAATTTCTTCAGGCTCACAGTGTAAGTAGATCATTGTTCCATTCTGTTTCATAAAAGAGCGATTTTTTTCACTTAAGACGATCCCACCGCCTGTACTAATAATAATATTTTCAGTTGGAAGATCTTTGAGAGACGCTGCCTCATATGATCGAAATGCTTTCTCCCCCTCACTTTCAAAAATAACTGGGATTTCTTTGCCTTGCATTTTCGTGACATGCTTATCCGTATCCTCTGAAGGAAGAGCTAACTCTTTTGATAACTCTTCAGCAACAGTTGTTTTCCCTGATCCCATAAATCCCGTTAAGTAGATCGCTTTCACGTTTATC contains:
- a CDS encoding shikimate kinase; protein product: MKAIYLTGFMGSGKTTVAEELSKELALPSEDTDKHVTKMQGKEIPVIFESEGEKAFRSYEAASLKDLPTENIIISTGGGIVLSEKNRSFMKQNGTMIYLHCEPEEIVKRLEGDTSRPLLAGDNKQNKINAIFMERLPLYRQADYEIETTNRSVKDIVAEICQRIG